The genomic region CTTCAAATATAAACTCCCTTCCTTCACCTTCATCAATGTCCTTGCTCACAGACACACATACATCCACACAAAAGCTAAGCCATCCTCAACTTCTCCATTAATGGCTAAACCTCtaccctctcctcctcctcttcctcctcttccttaccatcaccaccaccaccacctcatcatcatcatcatcttcatcagagaaactcaaaaagaatgaaaaagaaaaaaagataacacACTTTACAGTGTACTGGCATGACATAATGAGCGGCCCCAACCCATCCGGTGCCATGGTAGCCCCAAGCTCCGACCACCAAAACCTCCACCACCGGCTTCGGCCTCGTCCGCATCATCGACAACCCTCTCACCAAAAGGCCCAACCATGTCCTCCGACCCTCGTCGGCCGTGCTCAGGGCTTTTATGCTTCCACTTCTTTGGAGTATGTTGGGCTCA from Dioscorea cayenensis subsp. rotundata cultivar TDr96_F1 unplaced genomic scaffold, TDr96_F1_v2_PseudoChromosome.rev07_lg8_w22 25.fasta BLBR01000423.1, whole genome shotgun sequence harbors:
- the LOC120254349 gene encoding LOW QUALITY PROTEIN: dirigent protein 19-like (The sequence of the model RefSeq protein was modified relative to this genomic sequence to represent the inferred CDS: deleted 3 bases in 2 codons), translating into ITTTTTSSSSSSSSEKLKKNEKEKKITHFTVYWHDIMSGPNPSGAMVAPAPTTKTSTTGFGLVRIIDNPLTKRPNCPPTLVGRAQGFYASTSLEYVGLMMVMNFAFTSGKYNGSTVTILGRNEVFTEVREMPVIGGSGLFRWAQGYAQARTSMLNMTTGDAVVKYDVHVMHY